In Microbulbifer agarilyticus, the DNA window CGCTTGCCGACAAGGTCGACTTCATCGTTATCAATCCCGCAGCCTTTACCCACACCAGTGTCGCGCTGCGCGATGCCCTGGCCGGTGTAGCCATTCCGTTTATCGAGGTACACCTGTCAAACCCCCACGCCCGCGAGACTTTCCGCCACCACTCCTATCTGTCCGACTTGGCCAAGGGCGTGATTTGTGGGTTCGGGGCCAATAGCTACACCCTGGCCGTGGGCGCTGCGCTCAAGCAACTGGGCTAACCAAGATTTTCATTTCCCGACTGCGTGTCGGGGAACCGGTATACACAAGATCAAGAGTGAACTGTTATGGATATCCGCAAAATCAAGAAACTGATCGAACTGCTCGAAGAGTCCGACATCGGCGAGCTGGAGATTAAAGAAGGTGAAGAGTCTGTACGCATCAGTCGTGGCCCCAGCGGTGCCGCAATACAGATGCCACAAATGGCAATGCCGATAGCGGCCGCTCCCGCTGCACCGCAGGCACCGGCCGCGCCCGCGCCGGCTGCAGCACCCGCCGCGCCTGCAGAAGAAGCGGTCCCCGCTCTGACCGGCCACCCGGTAAAATCCCCAATGGTTGGCACCTATTATGCGGCCTCCAGCCCCGGCGCCGATCCTTTCGTAAAAGTCGGCCAACAGGTAAAAGCCGGCGACGTCATCTGCATCGTTGAAGCCATGAAAATGATGAACCAGATCGAAGCGGACAAGGCCGGTACCATTGAGGCAATCATGGTAGAAGACGGCCAACCGGTAGAGTTTGACCAGCCGCTCGTCGTTATTTCCTGAACCGGGGCGTTTACGCATGTTTGAAAAAATTCTGATTGCCAACCGCGGCGAAATTGCCCTGCGGGTGCTGCGCGCCTGTAAAGAAATGGGCATCGCCACGGTAGCGGTACACTCGCAGGTTGACCGCGATCTCAAGCACGTACGCCTGGCGGATGAAGCCGTATGTATCGGCCCCAACCCATCCCCCCAGAGCTACCTGAATATCCCCGCGATCATCGCGGCGATGGAAATTACCGATTCCGTAGCGGTGCATCCGGGATACGGCTTTCTCGCTGAGAATGCGGATTTTGCCGAGCAGGTACAGAAAAGCGGCTTTACCTTTATTGGCCCGGACGCGGACGTGATTCGCCTGATGGGTGACAAGGTTTCCGCAATCGCCGCCATGAAGAAAGCTGGCGTACCTACGGTACCGGGTTCTGACGGCCCGCTGCCGGACGATGGTGAGCGCTGCCTGGAAATCGCACGCAAGATCGGTTTCCCAGTCATTATCAAGGCGGCTGCCGGTGGTGGTGGCCGCGGTATGCGCGTGGTACACAGCGAAGGAGCACTGGTAAATTCCATCGCGGTAACCAAGTCCGAAGCCGCTGCCGCGTTTGGCGACAGCACCGTCTATATGGAGAAATTCCTGCAGAATCCGCGTCACGTGGAGATCCAGATAATGTCCGACGGACAGGGCAGCGCCGTGCATTTTGGTGATCGCGACTGCTCACTGCAGCGCCGCCACCAGAAGGTTCTGGAAGAAGCACCCGCGCCCGGCATTCCGGATGCGGTACGCAAGGAAGTACAGGACTCCTGTATTCAGGCATGTATCGATATCGGCTACCGCGGTGCCGGTACTTTCGAGTTCCTGTACGAAGACGAGCGTTTCTACTTCATCGAGATGAACACCCGTATTCAGGTTGAGCATCCAGTATCGGAAATGGTGACTGGCGTTGACCTGATTAAAGAGCAGATCCGCGTATGTGCGGGTGAGAAGCTCTCTTTCAAACAGGAAGACATCAAGATTACCGGTCACTCGTTCGAGTGTCGTATTAACGCGGAAGACCCGAAGACCTTCTTCCCGAGCCCGGGCAAGGTGGAAAACTTCCACGCACCCGGTGGTTTGGGCGTACGTGTGGACTCCCACTTGTACGCGGGCTACTCGGTACCGCCCAACTACGATTCCATGATCGCCAAGATCATCACCCACGCGGAAGACCGTGAAACTGCACTGGCGCGGATGCGTGTCGCCCTCAGCGAAACCATCATCACCGGTATCAAAACCAACATTCCTTTGCAGGAAGACCTGGTTCGGGATGCGGAATTTGCCAAGGGTGGGGTGAACATTCACTACCTAGAGAAGAAGCTGGGGCTCGAATAAGCCCTGTGACCTCTCCACCCGCCCCGAAGGTATTTCGCTCTGAAGTACCTCCGGGGCGGGAAAGCACCGGGGATCGGTTTTCAAAACCGCTGTGAACCCATCCCTGGGCGCTGCGGCGGCGACGTCCTGTCGCCGACGCTTTTGAAAACCGCCCCCCGGCGCTTCCCCTTCAGTCTTTCCCCTCCTACCCTGAAAGCACCACCGCTCTATTGCCACGTTCTAGTAGAATACGCTGAATTTTGAAGAGAAGGATTCGCTGCCGGTATGGCCCTGCGAGACCTTCTAAAACAGGGACGTTTTAGAAGAGCCCCCATGGATGGGTTCACGGCGTGTCTCGCAGGGCCATACCGGCAGCGGAGCCGCCACGGAAGCACTTAACAACGACCCACATTACCGGACCAAACTACATGCCCTGGCTCCAGCTACGAGTAAACACCAACCGCGAACAAGCCGAGAAGATTGAAAATGCTCTGCTATTCGCCGGCGCCGTATCCGTCACCCTGCAAGACAATGCCGACCAGCCCATCCTCGAACCCGGCCTCGGCGAGACGCCCCTGTGGGACGAAACCCTCGTCACCGGCCTGTTCGATGCAGAGGTCGACACCGGCATAACCGAAGCCAAAGCGGCCTCGTTCCTGTGTGAACTCCTCCCCAACGCCCGCTGGGAGCAGCTCGAAGACAAGGACTGGGAACGGGAGTGGATGAGTAACTACAAGCCCATTCAGTGCGCCGATAACCTGTGGATCTGCCCGAGCTGGTGCGAACCGCCCGCGCCGGATGCCGTTAACATCGTTCTCGACCCGGGCTTGGCTTTCGGCACCGGCACCCACCCGACTACCTTCTTATGCTTACAATGGCTCGCCGGTGAAGCAGTGCAGGGCAAGACTGCCATCGATTTCGGCTGTGGCTCCGGCATTCTGGGTATCGCCGCCATTTTGCTGGGTGCCGAGAGCGCCCTGGGTACCGATATCGACCCCCAGGCACTCATCGCCAGCCGCGACAATGCGGTGCGCAACGGCCTCGAACCGGAGCGCTTCCCGGTCTACCTACCGGAGAAAACACCGGCAGATGCCAGTGCAGACATCATGCTCGCCAACATCCTCGCCGGCCCGCTGGTGGAACTGGCCCCGCAACTGGTGGAGCGCACCAAGGTCGGCGGCCGCATCTGCCTGTCCGGGATTCTGGCGAGCCAGTCTGACAAGGTAAAAACCGCCTATAGCCAGTGGATCGATTTCGATGCAGATGGTGAAAAGGAAGAGTGGGTCCGCCTGAGCGGAACCCGCGTCAGATAAACCACGGAGTGCGCAACGCCGCAACTGAGACGCCTCAGACTACGCGGCGGGCCTCACGACTGATAAACTCCCACGCCAAAGCAATAATCGTCGAAATCCATGTCGCAACTGGTTACCCGCTGCCCCCACTGCAGCACCTCGTTTCACGTCAGCGAACCTCAGCTGCGCGCCGCCCGTGGTGCCGTGCGCTGCGGCTCCTGCCTGCAAGTATTCCGTGCAGACGAAAATATCGTATTCAACGAGGACGATGCGCAGCCAGCCAACAAAAAGGCCATCGAGGAGCTGCTGGAAGATGACGACTTCCTGATCCACGACGATATCGATCTGGATGGCGACGACCAGGCTGGGGACGAGGCCCAGGCGGATTCAGCAAAGACAGCCCCCAAGCAAGCTGCAGCCGATAAAGCCGCCACCCCGCAAAAGAGCGACAATCAAAACGACAACCCACTGATCGACGATGCCTTTGGCGAACAGCAGTGGCAGGAGCTCGGCAGTGAAGACGACGATGACCGACAGGGCGACCTGCTGGACCTGAACAGTGGGCTCGACCGGATTGGCGACACATCGGACAACCCCTGGGCGGAAGAAATGGCCAGGGAGGAGTCCAGTAATATCCACTCTGGCAGCGCCAAGCAGTCGGAAGATGATCTGTTCGCCGAGCAGTTCGCAGCAACGGAGGACACCGACCCCGCCGAGCATGAAGAACTAATTGCCTGCCCGGCAGAAGCCCCCGTTAACGATGATGACCTGGTGCCACTGCCTGACATTCAGCTGCCCCCCTCTGAAATGAGTGCACGGCACCTGGATTCCGGCCAACTGGAATCGGCGCCACTGCTACCCAAAGACCAGCTGATCTCATCCATCGGCGCCGCGCCGATCGAAATGTCCTGGCAGCCCAAACGGCACCACATTATCCCAACTTGGCTGTGGGCCCTCGGTAGCTTGCTATTGATGCTGGGGCTGGCGGCGCAGATCGCCTACTTCGGCTTCGACACCCTCAGCAAGCGCGAACCCTGGCGCAACCTCTACGCCCAGGTATGCCCGTACATCGGCTGTAAACTGCCGGCGCAGGTGGACATAAATTCGATTCACACCGCTAACCTGGTGGTGCGCAGCCACCCCTCGATTCCCGGCGCCCTCGCCGTAGAGGCGGTTCTGCTCAACCGCGCACCATTCGACCAGCCCTTCCCCAGCCTGCAGCTGCGCTTCACCGACCTGAAGAACAGCCCGGTGGCGAGCCGCCGCTTCAGTCCGCGGGATTACCTGCGCGGTGAACTGTCCGGCCGACGGCTGATGCCCGCTGGCAACCCGGTGCATATCGCGCTGGACATCGTCGACCCGGGCGCGGACGCGGTGAATTACGAGCTGCGAATCGCCCCGAACTGAGTCCGCGGCGAACATGGCGGTGCAGAAGCGGAAGGCGCAAAAATGCGCGCTATGGCGCATATTGCTACAAACTGTTGCACAAAGTTCGTCCCAAACGGCCAGCCATCGACCAATTTGAGCGCTTTTTCGCTTTTCCAGTGGGCAGGCAGCCGCTATCATAGGCGGCTCTTTGACACCTGATGAGACCAAACCCGCGGGAGGGTGTGTTGCCCACGGAACTGCCAAGCAGCTTCGCCATAGGCCCCTATAACATCGGAGCGCCAGTTATCCTGGCGCCCATGGCCGGCGTTACCGATCGCCCCTTCCGCAAATTGTGCCGTGAACTCGGTGCCGGCTTGGTCGTATCCGAGATGGTCACCTCCGACACCAGCCTGTGGAACAGTCGCAAATCACGTATGCGTCTGAATCACGCCGGCGAGGCGGGGCCGATTTCGGTGCAGATTGCTGGTGGCGATCCGGAGATGATGGCGGAAGCTGCACGTGCAAACGTCGAGCGCGGCGCCCAGATCATCGATATCAACATGGGTTGCCCGGCAAAGAAGGTGTGCAAAAAAGCAGCGGGTTCTGCCCTGCTGCGCGATGAGAAACTGGTCGCCGATATCCTGCAGGCAGTGGTTTCCTCGGTTCCGGTTCCAGTGACGCTGAAAATTCGCACTGGCTGGTGCCCGGATTCCCGCAACGGGGTAACGGTGGCCAAGATGGCCGAAGATTTCGGGATTTCTGCACTGGCAGTTCACGGACGCACCCGCGCCTGTGGCTACCATGGTCAGGCCGAATTCGATACCATTGCCGAGATTGTGTCGGCGGTGAAGATACCTGTCTTTGCCAATGGCGACATATCTGGCGCGGAGAAGGCCCGCAAGGTGTTGGACTACACCGGCGCCAAAGCGGTCATGATTGGCCGTGCGGCTCAGGGACGTCCATGGATATTTCGGGAGATTGCTCACTACCTCGCAAAGGGGGAGCACCTACCGGAGCCCTCACTGGATGAAGTCAGGGACATATTAATCACTCACTTGAGTGAACTGCACCGTTTCTACGGTGAGGTTATGGGGGTACGTATCGCCCGTAAACATGTGGGTTGGTACGTAAAGACTCTCGCGGACAGCGAAGAGTTTCGTAAAGCCTTTAACCGAATAGATAGCGCAGAAGCACAACATGCCAGCGTTCGTGAGTGGTTTGAACGCCGAATAACTAGAGGGGCAAAAGCGGCATGACTAACGAAGCATTAATTCCGGATACCAGCGATGTGGTGTCCACTGGGGGCCAGACTCAACTACAGCAACCGCAAGCCTTGCGCGATGCAGTTGAGCACGCGATGGAAAACTACTTCCGCCACCTGGACGGACAGATGGTAACCGACGTGTACGATATGGTGCTGTCTGAGATTGAAGCACCTATGCTGGAAGTGGTGATGAAGCACACCCGCCACAATCAGACCCGCGCAGCGCAGCTGCTGGGCCTCAACCGGGGCACCCTGCGCAAGAAGCTTAAGCGCTACGGCCTGCTGTAAGGCAGCCAACCGCTCCAGGCAGCCTTAGCCGGAGCGGCAAAAATTCGACGAGGGGGGATGAGCTGAGCTCATCCCCCCTCGCTATTTGTATTTCCAACGTTTTTAACCTGCTCTTTACACATCTGAATGGACGATGCGATATGACTGACAAGGTGGCCGTTCGCCGCGCGCTGATCAGCGTTTCCGATAAAACCGGCATTGTGGAGTTTGCCCGCGAGCTCTCCGCCATGGGCGTAGAGATTCTCTCTACCGGTGGTACCTACCGCCAGCTGGGCGAAGCCGGCATCCCGGTTGTGGAAGTTTCCGATTACACCGGCTTCCCGGAAATGATGGACGGTCGCGTTAAGACCCTGCACCCGAAAGTGCACGGCGGCATCCTGGGCCGTCGCGGCAAAGACGACGTGGTAATGGACGAACACGGCATCAAGCCCATCGATATGGTTGTGGTGAACCTGTACCCGTTCAAGGCCACCGTCGCTGACCCCAACTGCGACCTGCCCACCGCCATCGAAAATATCGACATCGGCGGCCCCACCATGGTCCGCTCCGCGGCCAAGAACCACAAAGATGTGGCCATCGTGGTTAACGCGCACAGCTATGACACCGTGATCGAAGAGATGAAAGCCAACGACGGCGCGCTCGGTTACGAAACCCGCTATGACCTAATGGTGCAGGCGTTCGAACACACCGCCCAGTACGACGGTATGATCGCCAACCACTTCGGCGCGCGTAACACCAAGAACGAAGCCCGCGAATTCCCGAACACCTTCAATACCCAGTTCGAGAAAGCCCAGGACATGCGCTACGGCGAGAACCCGCACCAGAAAGCGGCCTTCTACGTAGAAGCAGACGCAACCGAAGCTTCTGTATCCACCGCCAGCCAGCTGCAAGGTAAGGAACTGTCCTTCAACAACGTCGCCGACACCGACGCCGCACTGGAAACCGTCAAACTGTTCGACGAGCCGGCCTGTGTGATCGTCAAGCACGCCAACCCCTGTGGTGTTGCCGTTGCTGCGGACATCAAGACCGCCTACGAACTGGCCTTCGCCACCGACCCGGAATCCGCATTCGGCGGCATCATCGCCTTCAACCGCGAGCTGGACGCCGAAACTGCCCAGCTGATCGTCGACAAGCAGTTCTCCGAAGTCATCATCGCGCCGAAGGTCAGCGCCGAAGCCGCCCAGGCCGTATCCGCCAAGAAAAACGTCCGCCTGCTGGAATGTGGTGAGTGGAGCACAGACCGCCCCGCCGCCTTCGACTACAAGCGCGTAACCGGTGGCTTGCTGGTACAGGAAAAAGACAACGGCATGGTTGCCAAGGAAGACCTCAAGGTGGTCACCAAGGTACAACCGTCGGAAGAACAGCTGGACGAACTGCTGTTCGCGTGGAAGGTGGCCAAGATGGTTAAATCCAATGCCATCATCTACGCCAAAGACGGCCGCACCATCGGTGTTGGCGCCGGCCAGATGAGCCGCGTCAACTCCGCGCGTATCGCCGCAATCAAGGCTGAACACGCGGGCCTCGAAGTTAAAGGCGCGGTTATGGCATCTGACGCCTTCTTCCCCTTCCGCGACGGCATCGACAACGCCGCCAAGGTAGGCATCAGCGCTGTAATCCAGCCCGGCGGCTCCATGCGTGACGAAGAAGTGATCGCAGCAGCCGACGAGCACGGCATGGCGATGGTATTTACCGGAATGCGTCACTTCCGCCACTGATAACGTCACGCAAACGACGACTGTTGTAATGACTCTGCAGTAAACAACTTGCAGAGTCAGACGCGAAGGGGCTGTGGCTGGCGACCTTTCGCGAGACCGTCTGCGGCCTGGATGGCCGCAGCCGAGCCCCCAGGGATGGGTTTACGGCGTGTCTCGCGAAAGGTCGCCAGCCATAGCCCCGCCACGGACTGGCCAGGTACTTTTCCCCTGACGCCAGTAGAGCAGCAGTTGAACTCATCTGAATGCTAAACTAGCCCACCTAAATCACAGGCACGGGGAAACTCAAGAATGAACATCCTGGTAATCGGCTCTGGTGGCCGCGAACACGCACTGGCCTGGAAGGCCGCCCAAAACCCCGCCGTAGACACCGTCTTCGTCGCGCCGGGCAACGCCGGCACCGCCCACGAATCCAAAGTCCAGAACGTCAACATCGGCGTCGACAACTTCTCTGCCCTCTCCGATCTGGTGGAAGAAAAAGGCATCGACCTCACCATCGTTGGCCCTGAAGCCCCGCTGGTTGACGGCATCGTCGACTTCTTTAACAGTCGCGGCCACAACATCTTTGGCCCGGAAAAAGCCGCAGCGCAGCTGGAAGGCTCCAAAGCCTTCACCAAAGAATTCCTCGAGCGCCACGCCATCCCCACCGCTGCCTACCAGAACTTCACCGAGATCGAGCCCGCGCTCGAGTACATCCGTGAACAGGGCGCGCCCATCGTGGTTAAAGCCGACGGCCTCGCCGCGGGTAAAGGCGTGATCGTTGCCGAAACCGTAGAACAAGCCGAGCTGGCCGTGCGCGATATGCTCTCTGGCAACGCCTTCGGCGACGCCGGCTGCCGCGTAGTGATCGAGGAATTCCTCACCGGCGAAGAAGCCAGCTTCATCGTGATGGTGGACGGAGAAAACATCCTGCCGATGGCCACCAGCCAGGACCACAAACGTGTCGGCGACGGCGACACCGGCCCCAACACCGGCGGCATGGGCGCCTACTCCCCGGCTCCGGTAGTGACCCAGGACGTGTACCAGCGCATCATGGACGAAGTGATCGAGCCCACCGTGAAAGGCCTCGCCTCCGAAGGCATGCCCTACACCGGTTTCCTGTACGCGGGCCTGATGATCAATGAAGAGGGCACCCCCAAGGTCATCGAATACAACTGCCGCTTCGGCGACCCAGAAACCCAGCCGATCATGATGCGCCTGAAGTCCGACCTGGTTGACCTGTGCATGGCCGCAGTGGAAAAGCGCCTGGATCAGGTCACCGCAGAGTGGGATTCCCGCCCGGCACTGGGCGTCGTACTGGCAGCCAATGGCTACCCGGGCAGCTACCGCAAGGGTGATGCAATTTCCGGCCTGGACAAAGCGGATAGCGAGAACGCCAAAGTTTTCCAGGCAGGCACTGCGCTCGACGGCGAACGCGTGGTAACCAGCGGCGGTCGCGTGCTCTGCGCCACTGCCCTGGGTGACACGGTGGCCGACGCCCAGAAGAATGCCTACGAGTGCGCCAGCAAGATTTACTGGGAAGGCGTCTTCTACCGCAAGGACATCGGTTACCGCGCAATCGAGCGCGAGCAGCCGACCGAAGCCTAATTGCCCTCGCGAAACGAAGCGGAAAAGCTACAAAGCTAAAGAGGAACGCACCTTGAGCAGTCACCGCCAATTGACCGGACTCGACCGCCTGCTGCTGCAGGCGGACCGCGCCCTGCGCACCCTGAGCCCCGGCCCCCCCTGTCACGAGCGCCCGTCACCCGCGAAAGCGGTGGATGAAGCGGAGCTTTCCGACGGTGAGCGCCGCCATGCGGCGGGGCTGATGCGGGTCAATCACAGCGGTGAAGTTTGCGCCCAAGCCTTGTACCAGGGCCAGGCGCTGACCGCCAAGTTGCCCGAGGTGCGCGCGGAGATGGAGCACGCCGCGGACGAAGAAATCGACCACCTGGCGTGGTGCGAGCAACGTCTGGATGAACTGGGCAGCCGCCCCAGCGTGCTCAATCCGCTCTGGTACGGCATGTCCTTCGGTATCGGCGCTGCCGCCGGCAAGATCAGTGACAAGGTCAGCCTCGGCTTTCTCGCCGCTACCGAAGAGCAGGTGTGTAAGCACTTGGAAGGCCATCTGCAGGAACTGCCTGAGCAGGATGAAAAGAGCCGCGCGGTGGTGGAGCAGATGCTGGTGGATGAGGCCAAGCATCAACATGCAGCGCTGGAAGCCGGCGGGGCACGCTTCCCCGGCCCGGTTAAAGGTTTGATGACACTGGTTTCTAAGGCGATGACTTCGGTCAGCTACCGTTTGTAGTACCTCTGTGGCGGTTGCGCCGCCGGGTAGGCTTTTGCGAGACACGCCGTGAACCCATCCCTGGGGGCTCCTCTAAAACATCCTTGTTTTAGAGGGTCTCGCAAAAGCCTACCCGGCGTCACAACCTTCGCCCTAACCAGACGCACTACGAAGTGCAACTGGTCTAAGCGAAGCAGGAGTGTCGGTGGGAAGGTTTCAAAAGCGTCGGCGACAGGGATGTCGCCGACGCAGCGTACATGGACGTATTCACAGCGGTTTTGAAACCTTCCCGCCGACGCTCCTGTGCCCCAGAATCAGCTCAAAAACCTCAAACCACCTCAGTCTCGCAGCGAAGCCAGTCCTCTTCGAGCCCCATCGCGATACGATCCCCAACCAACAACTCCCCCACACCCGCCGGCGTGCCGGTAAGCACTACATCTCCCGGCATCAGGGTGAAGTACTCACTGATATACGCCACCAGATCCAGAATCGGCGTCAGCATATGGTTGGACTTACCCCGCTGGCGGATCTCGTCGTTCAGCCACAGGGTGTAAGTCAGGTTGTCCCAATCCGGCAACCAGTCCAGCTTCACAAACGGCGATAGCGGGCAGGCTCCATCAAATCCCTTGGCTTTCTCCCACGGCTGTCCCTTGGCTTTCAGGTCCGACTGTAACTCCCGCAGCGTGAGGTCCAGGGCCAATCCAAGCCCGGCAATCGCCCCCGGTACGTCGCCGGGGTTGGCATCGGTCAGGCGCTCGCCAATCAATAGCGCCAGCTCCCCCTCGAAGTGACAGCTACCGCGGCCACGGGGAAGGTGAACCGGCTGCGCCATCGGCACCACTGAAGTCGCCGGCTTGATAAACAGCAGCGGCTCGTCCGGAATCGGGTTATTCAGTTCCTCCGCATGCGCCGCATAGTTGCGTCCGACGCACACAATTTTGCCAAGAGGCAGGTCGACCGGGGTATTGCAGGTAAATTCGTGTTGATACATAACCAGTTTCGATAGCTAGGATAGATATTGCGTATAAAGCTTTGGAAAGCCCTTGTGGTATGATGCCGCCCTCGCCGGGTCCCCGGTGAGGCCCAACCGATTTTTCTTTAACCCGCCGCGACCGATCATCATCGCGCACGGCCAAGAGACCCGATATGGCTCCGCAGACTTCTCTTCAGAAAGACAAAATCCGCATCCTGTTACTGGAAGGTGTACACCAGTCCGCTGTGGACCTGCTGTCTTCCCGTGGTTACACCAACGTGGAATATATCAAAACCGCGCTGCCGGAAGACCAACTGATCGAGAAGATTGCCGATGCCCACTTTGTCGGGATTCGTTCGCGCACCCAACTGACCCGTAAAGTGCTCGAGAATGCGCCCAAACTGATCGCCGTAGGTTGCTTCTGTATCGGCACCAACCAGGTAGACCTGCAATCCGCTACGGATCTGGGTATTGCGGTATTCAACGCGCCCTATTCCAACACCCGAAGCGTAGCCGAACTGGTGATCGCTGAAGCCATTATGCTGCTGCGCGGTATCCCTGAGAAGAATATCGTGTGCCACCGCGGGGGCTGGAAAAAGTCTGCAGTGGGCTCCTACGAAGCGCGCGGTAAAACCCTCGGTATCATCGGCTACGGCGCCATCGGCTCCCAGACCTCGGTACTGGCCGAAGGCATCGGCATGCGCGTGATCTTCTTTGACGTAGTCACCAAACTGCCCCTTGGCAACGCCAGCCAGGTCAACAGCCTGGACGAGCTGCTGGCGCAGTCTGACGTTGTCTCCCTGCACGTGCCGGAACTACCCTCCACCAAGTGGATGATTGGCGCCGAGCAGATTGCCAAAATGAAGAAGGGTGCCATCCTGCTGAATGCCTCCCGCGGCACCGTGGTGGAAATCGAGCCGCTGGCCGAAGCACTGAAAAGCGGCCATCTGGCCGGTACCGCCATCGATGTATTCCCGGTGGAGCCACGCGGCAACGATGATGAATTCCAGTCGCCACTGCGCGGTCTCGACAATGCCCTGCTGACCCCGCACGTTGGCGGCTCTACCGTCGAAGCGCAGGAAAACATCGGTGTGGAAGTGGCCGACAAACTGGCGCTCTACTCCGACAATGGCACCACCACCAGCTCCGTGAACTTCCCGGAAGTCGCCCTGCCCGGCCACGCCGGTGCGCACCGCCTGCTGCACATCCACAAAAATGTGCCCGGCGTACTCGGCGCGATCAACCAGGTGTTTTCCGACAACGGCATCAACATCTCCGCGCAGTTCCTGCAAACCAACGAGACCGTCGGTTACGTGGTAATTGATGTCGACGCAGAATACTCCGATCTGGCGCTGGAAAAGCTGAAGAACATTCCCGGCACCCTGCGTTGCCGCGTGCTGTTCTAAGCGCAAACGCTCGACACCGCTAACGGGCGCCTCCGGCGTCTGTTACACTCCCCCGAAACCCGGGTGCTACTGTAAATCTACAGTACCCCGGGTTTCTTTATTGTGCCTCCAGACAGATGGCTCACGGCATCTCCGGGTGATCCCCGACTAAGCCGTACCTGTACCCATTGCTGCTACGCAATACCAACCGCGAAGCATAGGTAATACCCGTTGAACAATCACAACTCAGACTCCGCTGCGACCGGCCTGCTTGCGGGTATTGGTGCCTACTTTATCTG includes these proteins:
- the purD gene encoding phosphoribosylamine--glycine ligase; translated protein: MNILVIGSGGREHALAWKAAQNPAVDTVFVAPGNAGTAHESKVQNVNIGVDNFSALSDLVEEKGIDLTIVGPEAPLVDGIVDFFNSRGHNIFGPEKAAAQLEGSKAFTKEFLERHAIPTAAYQNFTEIEPALEYIREQGAPIVVKADGLAAGKGVIVAETVEQAELAVRDMLSGNAFGDAGCRVVIEEFLTGEEASFIVMVDGENILPMATSQDHKRVGDGDTGPNTGGMGAYSPAPVVTQDVYQRIMDEVIEPTVKGLASEGMPYTGFLYAGLMINEEGTPKVIEYNCRFGDPETQPIMMRLKSDLVDLCMAAVEKRLDQVTAEWDSRPALGVVLAANGYPGSYRKGDAISGLDKADSENAKVFQAGTALDGERVVTSGGRVLCATALGDTVADAQKNAYECASKIYWEGVFYRKDIGYRAIEREQPTEA
- the coq7 gene encoding 2-polyprenyl-3-methyl-6-methoxy-1,4-benzoquinone monooxygenase; its protein translation is MSSHRQLTGLDRLLLQADRALRTLSPGPPCHERPSPAKAVDEAELSDGERRHAAGLMRVNHSGEVCAQALYQGQALTAKLPEVRAEMEHAADEEIDHLAWCEQRLDELGSRPSVLNPLWYGMSFGIGAAAGKISDKVSLGFLAATEEQVCKHLEGHLQELPEQDEKSRAVVEQMLVDEAKHQHAALEAGGARFPGPVKGLMTLVSKAMTSVSYRL
- a CDS encoding fumarylacetoacetate hydrolase family protein, with amino-acid sequence MYQHEFTCNTPVDLPLGKIVCVGRNYAAHAEELNNPIPDEPLLFIKPATSVVPMAQPVHLPRGRGSCHFEGELALLIGERLTDANPGDVPGAIAGLGLALDLTLRELQSDLKAKGQPWEKAKGFDGACPLSPFVKLDWLPDWDNLTYTLWLNDEIRQRGKSNHMLTPILDLVAYISEYFTLMPGDVVLTGTPAGVGELLVGDRIAMGLEEDWLRCETEVV
- the serA gene encoding phosphoglycerate dehydrogenase produces the protein MAPQTSLQKDKIRILLLEGVHQSAVDLLSSRGYTNVEYIKTALPEDQLIEKIADAHFVGIRSRTQLTRKVLENAPKLIAVGCFCIGTNQVDLQSATDLGIAVFNAPYSNTRSVAELVIAEAIMLLRGIPEKNIVCHRGGWKKSAVGSYEARGKTLGIIGYGAIGSQTSVLAEGIGMRVIFFDVVTKLPLGNASQVNSLDELLAQSDVVSLHVPELPSTKWMIGAEQIAKMKKGAILLNASRGTVVEIEPLAEALKSGHLAGTAIDVFPVEPRGNDDEFQSPLRGLDNALLTPHVGGSTVEAQENIGVEVADKLALYSDNGTTTSSVNFPEVALPGHAGAHRLLHIHKNVPGVLGAINQVFSDNGINISAQFLQTNETVGYVVIDVDAEYSDLALEKLKNIPGTLRCRVLF